One window from the genome of Candidatus Acidiferrales bacterium encodes:
- a CDS encoding GIY-YIG nuclease family protein, with protein sequence MPNITLTWTASLYSPRAEQYGDNDWIFSLKWRRTDNDTLITRNAGLYIIQDSDGDVVYAGKADNFRNRFEDRADAVQELGLSRDDAVLGHRVKIATVNPGLQLSLAEQWLIRILYIRDQANMEHLLQNINLTGQFQAPADGLTITNNNNRPNYLNANYNYAGGANI encoded by the coding sequence ATGCCCAATATTACTCTTACCTGGACTGCAAGCCTTTATAGTCCGCGCGCCGAACAATATGGAGATAACGATTGGATCTTTTCTCTAAAATGGCGCAGAACCGATAACGATACGCTCATAACGAGGAACGCCGGGTTGTATATCATCCAGGATTCCGATGGCGATGTTGTTTACGCGGGCAAGGCAGACAATTTCCGGAATAGATTTGAAGACCGCGCAGATGCAGTGCAGGAGCTGGGCCTTTCAAGAGATGATGCCGTTTTAGGACATAGAGTAAAAATCGCAACCGTCAATCCCGGCCTCCAGCTTTCTCTTGCGGAGCAATGGCTTATTCGAATACTGTATATCAGAGATCAGGCAAATATGGAACACCTCCTTCAGAATATCAACCTGACGGGACAGTTCCAGGCTCCTGCTGACGGGCTGACAATCACTAATAACAACAACAGACCAAATTATCTCAATGCCAACTATAACTACGCCGGCGGCGCAAACATTTAG
- a CDS encoding PAS domain S-box protein: MERTGQRAPMSGRIWLSLSIVVSVGLMIAGIAYYHVEKNRISREKYDEIASVAEMKVSEIESWRMDRLDNAGQFSRSLFTRKAIRGLLKGTANPQLRRELMDRLDQEGTLGLGLYSDAFVLDTSGRTLVSVGTSPSLIDSSEKVAFYEAVLKHKPVMTDLFIGTHGIVHIDAMSPMVDASGATVAVVVLRSDAGSFLYPLIDSWPIPSRSAETVLLERLGDHISILNNPRSNMGKALSFRMPITPTTGSSMESALGEMGMFEGKDQEGVDVLADIRPVPNTPWFMISKVDASEILAEANFRGGVVILTVILFIVVSITATAYAYRHRQAGIYREMYQAEIERKKVLEEFKTTLHSIGDAVITTNTRGQIKYMNPVAERLTGWSQREASEMALERVFRIVNEDTRSAVESPVQRVLKDGTVVGLADHTLLVSRDGVEYPIADSGAPIRDESGVVTGVVLIFRDQTRERAAEREVKESEARLIRAELASMFGSWELHLDSQTMIGSLGAQAVYGLKGGKFDYSDVKGIPLPEYREKMDDALKNLLEKNEPYDIEFKIRAADSGDIKDIHSIAMFDREKRVVSGVIQDITERKRYEEELTYERNLLKALMDNVPDHVYFKDKESRFLRMSRSQAKRFGLDDPSEAVGKTDFDFFTEEHARPAFEDERKVMRSGVAIVGLEEKETWPDGRHTWVSTTKVPLRNARGEIIGTFGVSRDITERMQMEEALAMERNLLRTLIDNLPDYIYAKDTDGRLTVCNTALVHHHGASTPGELVGKTDLDFYPRELAEQYHADEQAIIRSGQPLINREEPTIDSTGNAKWDSTTKVPLCDQQGKIIGLVGISRDITERKRVEEELRNSRERYRLLHEYAPVGILLANRSGEILEVNPAALQILGSPSAEATKGINILTFPPLIEAGISAAYRRCVETGQTVFGEYPYVTKWGKSVHTQIRFVPIFGDHGQVTLVHTIVEDVTERKNAENALRESEEKFRSLVEGLTAAISISDGKRFFYANPAALKMLGYSFDEISRLSPADIIHPEYRELVTKRIAESIAGKDVPRHYEFQLVTKSGEGIWVDFSTTLINHDSAPTLITSAYDISDRKKLEDQLLQAQKMEGIGRLAGGVAHDYNNMLGVIIGYSDLIMRKMDKSKPMYHYIQLIASAAKRGADITRQLLAFARREIVSPRVLDPNKAIESLQKILQRLIGENIRLTFLPEKSIWNIKIDPTQLDQILFNLATNSRDAIDNVGTISIETSNISIDQAYAQNRIDFSPGEYVVISFTDTGKGMSKETLTNIFEPFFTTKSKGHGTGLGLATVYGIVKQNGGSIHVYSELGVGTTFKIYLPRYEGEVEGDEAAQVENAIDGTDTVLIVEDQPDLLELAKNSLEEYGYKVLTASSPEEGIKLSGEYIDEIHVLLTDVIMPVMNGKELRDKIQTIKPDIKTIFMSGYTADVIAHQGVLDHGVDFIQKPFSPYALAKKVHDALNL, from the coding sequence ATGGAACGAACGGGTCAACGTGCGCCGATGTCGGGACGCATCTGGTTATCCTTGTCGATCGTGGTCAGTGTCGGGCTTATGATCGCCGGGATTGCGTACTATCATGTGGAGAAAAACAGGATTAGCCGCGAGAAGTACGATGAGATAGCATCCGTTGCCGAGATGAAGGTCAGTGAAATCGAAAGCTGGCGCATGGACCGGCTTGATAACGCCGGCCAGTTCTCAAGAAGCCTGTTCACCAGGAAAGCCATTCGTGGTTTGCTCAAAGGCACGGCAAATCCGCAGCTTCGCAGGGAATTAATGGACCGGCTCGATCAGGAAGGAACTCTCGGCCTTGGGCTCTACAGCGACGCGTTTGTTCTCGATACGTCCGGCAGGACGCTTGTCTCCGTCGGCACCTCACCGTCTCTCATAGATTCCTCGGAGAAAGTCGCCTTCTATGAAGCGGTTTTGAAGCACAAGCCTGTGATGACGGACCTCTTCATCGGGACGCACGGCATAGTGCATATAGACGCGATGTCTCCCATGGTTGACGCCTCCGGCGCGACTGTTGCCGTTGTCGTCCTGCGAAGCGATGCAGGGAGTTTCCTCTATCCTCTCATTGATTCATGGCCGATACCGAGCCGCAGCGCCGAGACGGTATTGCTCGAGAGATTGGGAGACCATATCTCCATTTTGAATAATCCGCGGAGTAACATGGGCAAAGCTCTGTCATTTCGTATGCCGATAACCCCGACAACGGGTTCGTCGATGGAATCGGCTTTGGGAGAGATGGGAATGTTCGAAGGAAAGGATCAAGAAGGAGTGGATGTCCTCGCAGACATTCGCCCTGTTCCGAACACACCATGGTTTATGATTTCGAAAGTCGACGCAAGTGAAATCCTTGCGGAGGCAAATTTTCGCGGCGGGGTCGTAATACTTACCGTAATTCTCTTCATCGTCGTTTCTATAACTGCAACCGCTTATGCTTATCGCCACAGACAGGCAGGCATCTATCGGGAGATGTACCAGGCGGAGATCGAACGGAAAAAAGTCCTGGAAGAATTCAAAACGACCCTCCACAGCATAGGCGATGCGGTCATAACCACAAACACCCGCGGACAGATTAAGTACATGAATCCAGTTGCCGAACGTCTGACAGGCTGGTCGCAACGTGAAGCGAGTGAGATGGCTCTTGAGAGAGTTTTTCGAATTGTCAATGAAGACACACGCTCGGCCGTCGAATCTCCAGTGCAGCGTGTCCTCAAAGATGGTACAGTGGTGGGGCTGGCAGATCACACTCTGCTCGTCTCGAGAGACGGAGTCGAGTATCCCATAGCCGACAGCGGCGCCCCTATACGAGATGAATCCGGGGTCGTAACAGGCGTCGTATTGATCTTCCGGGATCAGACGAGGGAGCGGGCCGCAGAACGTGAAGTCAAAGAAAGCGAGGCAAGACTGATAAGAGCCGAGCTCGCATCCATGTTCGGCAGCTGGGAACTCCATCTCGATTCTCAAACCATGATCGGGTCTCTGGGGGCTCAAGCGGTTTATGGACTTAAAGGAGGGAAGTTCGATTATTCCGATGTGAAAGGGATCCCTCTTCCGGAGTATCGCGAGAAGATGGACGACGCGCTTAAAAATCTTTTAGAAAAGAATGAACCGTATGACATTGAATTCAAAATCAGAGCCGCCGACAGCGGGGACATAAAGGATATTCATTCCATTGCAATGTTCGACAGAGAGAAGAGAGTAGTATCCGGTGTAATTCAAGACATTACAGAGCGCAAGAGGTACGAGGAAGAATTGACTTATGAGCGAAACTTGCTCAAAGCGCTTATGGACAACGTACCCGACCATGTTTACTTCAAGGACAAAGAGTCCCGCTTCCTGAGAATGAGCCGATCCCAGGCCAAAAGGTTCGGTCTTGACGATCCCTCAGAGGCGGTCGGGAAAACGGACTTTGATTTCTTTACTGAAGAACACGCACGTCCGGCTTTTGAGGACGAACGGAAGGTCATGCGGTCCGGAGTTGCCATCGTTGGTTTGGAAGAAAAAGAAACGTGGCCTGATGGGCGGCACACATGGGTATCGACCACTAAGGTTCCCCTCCGGAATGCGCGGGGCGAAATCATCGGAACGTTCGGGGTTTCCAGAGACATCACCGAGCGTATGCAGATGGAGGAAGCACTGGCGATGGAGCGCAACCTGCTGCGCACGCTGATCGATAACTTGCCCGACTATATCTATGCTAAAGATACAGACGGTCGGTTAACGGTGTGCAACACAGCGTTGGTGCACCATCATGGAGCATCAACACCTGGTGAGCTTGTCGGAAAGACCGATCTTGATTTCTATCCGCGAGAGTTAGCGGAGCAGTATCATGCCGACGAGCAAGCGATCATCCGGTCAGGTCAACCGCTGATTAATCGAGAAGAACCCACCATTGATTCGACCGGCAACGCAAAGTGGGATTCAACGACGAAAGTGCCTTTGTGCGATCAGCAGGGCAAGATCATAGGCTTGGTGGGCATCAGCCGTGACATCACCGAACGCAAAAGGGTGGAGGAGGAGCTGAGGAACAGCCGGGAGCGCTATAGATTGCTGCACGAATATGCGCCGGTCGGAATTCTTTTGGCTAACCGGTCAGGAGAAATCCTCGAGGTAAATCCGGCAGCACTTCAAATTCTTGGATCGCCTTCTGCTGAGGCGACAAAGGGAATAAATATCCTGACATTTCCACCGCTCATCGAGGCAGGAATTTCAGCTGCCTACCGGCGCTGTGTTGAAACGGGTCAGACCGTCTTTGGCGAATATCCGTATGTCACCAAATGGGGGAAATCCGTTCATACGCAAATACGGTTCGTCCCTATTTTTGGCGATCACGGTCAGGTGACTCTGGTGCATACTATCGTAGAAGATGTCACCGAACGAAAGAATGCCGAGAACGCGCTTCGTGAAAGCGAGGAAAAATTTCGAAGTCTCGTTGAAGGTTTGACGGCAGCGATCTCGATCAGCGATGGCAAGCGATTCTTTTATGCAAATCCTGCGGCACTGAAGATGCTGGGCTATTCATTCGATGAAATCTCGCGGCTGTCTCCCGCGGACATTATTCATCCTGAATATAGAGAACTTGTAACGAAGCGCATCGCGGAATCGATAGCAGGAAAGGATGTACCGAGACATTACGAATTTCAGTTAGTCACGAAATCGGGCGAAGGGATTTGGGTTGATTTCAGCACGACCCTGATAAATCATGACAGTGCCCCCACATTGATTACTTCAGCATACGATATTTCCGACAGGAAGAAGCTTGAAGATCAGCTGCTGCAGGCACAAAAGATGGAGGGCATCGGCAGACTTGCAGGAGGCGTCGCTCACGATTACAACAACATGCTCGGCGTCATCATCGGGTACAGCGATTTGATAATGAGGAAGATGGATAAATCCAAGCCGATGTATCATTACATCCAGCTCATTGCGTCCGCCGCGAAACGCGGTGCAGATATTACAAGACAGCTTCTTGCATTCGCACGGCGGGAGATCGTTTCCCCGCGTGTATTAGACCCGAACAAGGCGATCGAGTCGCTCCAGAAAATACTCCAGAGATTGATCGGGGAAAATATAAGGCTGACATTCCTCCCTGAAAAAAGTATCTGGAACATAAAAATAGATCCGACCCAGCTTGACCAAATTCTATTTAACCTGGCAACTAATTCGAGAGACGCCATAGACAATGTCGGTACAATAAGTATTGAAACGTCAAACATATCCATAGATCAGGCCTATGCTCAAAACCGCATTGACTTTTCTCCGGGTGAATACGTGGTGATAAGCTTTACGGACACAGGCAAAGGCATGAGTAAAGAGACTCTGACTAATATTTTCGAGCCCTTCTTCACGACAAAATCCAAAGGCCATGGAACAGGGCTTGGACTCGCGACCGTTTATGGAATTGTCAAACAAAACGGCGGAAGCATTCACGTCTACAGTGAACTCGGAGTTGGGACAACGTTCAAGATTTACCTGCCGCGTTACGAAGGCGAAGTTGAGGGGGATGAAGCGGCTCAGGTGGAGAACGCAATAGACGGGACCGATACGGTTCTGATAGTTGAGGACCAGCCGGACTTGCTTGAGCTCGCCAAAAATAGTCTCGAGGAGTACGGCTACAAAGTACTTACTGCGTCGAGTCCGGAAGAAGGCATCAAACTATCCGGGGAGTACATCGACGAGATACATGTGCTGCTGACGGACGTTATCATGCCCGTGATGAACGGGAAAGAGCTTCGCGACAAGATCCAGACCATAAAGCCTGACATTAAAACTATCTTTATGTCGGGTTACACCGCAGATGTCATTGCGCACCAGGGGGTGTTGGATCATGGGGTCGACTTCATCCAGAAGCCCTTCAGTCCTTACGCTCTTGCAAAGAAAGTTCACGATGCACTAAACCTTTGA
- a CDS encoding class I SAM-dependent methyltransferase, giving the protein MDQEKRENVMNDKPAAVADSTAVRVALWRALHLQVDPPPHVLEDDIGLRLAAPAEGWRSRPDMDPHFTKPFRASIVARARFIEDMVIEQSGQGVTQYVILGAGLDTFAQRRPEVASRLRIFEVDQPGHQAWKRQRLIDLGYGVPEWLRFVPVDFESDTSAEGSLPQAGGSWWEKLASAGFDANKSAVVTSIGVSMYLTRESIAATLRQAATLAPRSTFAMTFLLPLEIADTDVRPGLEAAAKGARASGTPFISFFTPAEMLSLARESGFKEVQHVSAAQLTQRYFANRTDGLRPPNNGEELFVATT; this is encoded by the coding sequence ATGGATCAGGAAAAGAGAGAGAACGTCATGAATGATAAACCAGCTGCCGTGGCAGACAGCACCGCAGTGCGCGTCGCCTTGTGGCGGGCGCTGCACCTACAGGTAGATCCGCCGCCGCATGTGCTCGAAGACGACATCGGCCTGCGGCTCGCAGCCCCGGCCGAAGGTTGGCGCAGCCGTCCGGACATGGATCCACACTTTACGAAACCCTTCCGCGCATCCATCGTAGCGCGCGCCCGCTTCATCGAGGACATGGTAATCGAGCAGTCCGGCCAGGGCGTCACCCAGTACGTTATCCTGGGAGCCGGATTAGACACCTTTGCTCAGCGCAGGCCGGAAGTTGCTTCCCGCCTGCGGATATTCGAAGTGGACCAGCCGGGTCACCAGGCATGGAAGCGCCAGCGGCTCATCGACCTCGGATATGGTGTCCCCGAATGGCTCCGGTTCGTGCCGGTCGACTTCGAATCGGACACGTCCGCCGAAGGCTCCTTGCCGCAGGCGGGTGGATCGTGGTGGGAGAAGCTGGCATCCGCCGGTTTCGATGCGAACAAGTCGGCGGTCGTGACATCCATCGGAGTCAGTATGTATCTTACCAGGGAATCGATCGCAGCCACGCTGCGTCAGGCCGCGACCCTCGCCCCGCGATCCACCTTCGCCATGACGTTTCTGCTTCCTCTAGAGATCGCGGATACGGACGTTCGTCCAGGCCTTGAGGCCGCGGCGAAGGGGGCGCGAGCAAGCGGGACGCCATTCATCAGCTTTTTCACGCCGGCGGAGATGCTGAGCCTGGCACGTGAGTCGGGTTTCAAAGAGGTCCAGCATGTGTCGGCAGCTCAACTGACCCAACGCTATTTTGCGAACAGGACCGATGGCCTTCGACCGCCAAACAATGGGGAAGAACTTTTCGTCGCGACAACGTAG
- a CDS encoding VOC family protein has translation MDTTSSDRHAGQPIWALAIILALLATSFCFGFAFNTIITNQSKEQTKMKRVTGIGGIFFKCKDPNKMKEWYKTHLGLPTNDYGATFEWRQDADSTKKGSTTWSPFAETTKYFEPSTKDFMINYRVENLEVLVEELKKEGVTITDTIETFDYGKFVHIMDIEGNKVELWEPND, from the coding sequence ATGGATACAACTTCGTCAGATAGACATGCAGGGCAACCTATATGGGCATTAGCAATAATCCTGGCTCTTCTTGCGACATCATTCTGTTTTGGTTTCGCATTTAATACCATAATTACAAATCAATCTAAGGAGCAAACAAAAATGAAAAGAGTAACTGGTATTGGTGGTATCTTTTTTAAGTGCAAAGACCCAAACAAAATGAAAGAGTGGTATAAAACACATTTAGGTTTACCCACTAACGATTACGGGGCAACCTTTGAATGGCGGCAAGATGCAGATTCTACAAAGAAAGGTTCTACAACGTGGAGTCCCTTTGCTGAGACAACAAAATATTTTGAACCTTCAACAAAGGACTTTATGATAAACTACCGAGTAGAGAATTTGGAAGTACTTGTTGAAGAACTGAAAAAAGAGGGAGTTACAATTACAGATACCATTGAAACATTTGATTACGGAAAGTTTGTCCACATTATGGATATTGAAGGAAACAAAGTTGAATTGTGGGAGCCGAATGATTGA